A genomic stretch from Arachis stenosperma cultivar V10309 chromosome 3, arast.V10309.gnm1.PFL2, whole genome shotgun sequence includes:
- the LOC130965561 gene encoding probable serine/threonine protein kinase IRE, with protein MTSTPTPPRHADPSSSSSSSSAKFRLQKIPPIPFRRKSKSKAEANRLAEEEHKKQQQKLQQEKKEQQQKQSKVQKDMQDCDSGEPSILLASSLGLNQIRTRSSSSPLRHCSSVGASSFLTNDVVSNIDHIPTTKPTKDLGEKVHWSQSKSLKAHSQLLPVLEGNHAAFAKEMNSPRFQAILRATSGRRRTQPDIKSFSHELNSKGVRPFPIWKHRALGHMEEVMVAIRVKFEKLKEEVDSDLGAFAGDLVGILEKISGSHPEWAESLEDLLIVARQCSKMSATEFWVKCETIVQNLDDKRQDLPVGILKQAHTRLLFILTRCTRLVQFHKESGYEQDHILGLHQLSDLGVYPEELLQAAQQNADAPIGGHDMADLRKKSKGKEKNKLKTTKSQANEQRVMSGNAEEDSTTKNSSTPNSYRMASWKRFPAAIDKKQKDEDDGDFPSKGDMDHSLVKEQNSENLDAMSCQPEHSVSSSRTRKGSWGFWGDQQNLTYEDSMICRICEVEIPIVHVEEHSRICTIVDRCDLKGLTVNERLERVSDTIEKILESWTPKSTQSTEIAGDSFEVSRMSTSSVHEEFSELTLERNNISSRCSEDMLDSTNDTDNTFVMDDVHLPSEISCEPHIYLKSDHGTKISSTGSLTPRSPLITPRTSQIEVLLSGRIAISEYESYDQINKLVEIARSVANVNACDYSSLEIMLDRLEDLKYAIQDRKVDGLILETFGRRIEKLLQEKYISLCGQIEDEKVDSSNIMAEEESAVEDDVVRSLRASPINPCSKDRTSIEDFEIIKPISRGAFGRVFLARKRATGDLFAIKVLKKADMIRKNAVQSILAERDILISVRNPFVVRFFYSFTCRENLYLVMEYLNGGDLYSLLRNLGCLDEDMARVYIAEVVLALEYLHTLNVIHRDLKPDNLLIGQDGHIKLTDFGLSKVGLINSTDDLSAQSFYNNGFLGDDELKPQHYSKREGRRKHSIVGTPDYLAPEILLGMGHGATADWWSVGVILYELIVGIPPFNAEHPQQIFDNIINRDIQWPKVPEEISFEAYDLINKLLNENPVQRLGATGATEVKRHSFFKDINWDTLARQKAMFIPSAEALDTSYFMSRYIWNPEDEHCTGGSDFDDISETSSTSGSDLLDEDGDQCGSLADFSAPPLEVQYSFSNFSFKNLSQLASINYDLVIKNSKESPDNSNPSVS; from the exons ATGACGTCAACACCTACGCCACCACGCCACGCCGAcccctcctcctcttcctcttcctcttccgcCAAGTTCAGGCTTCAGAAGATTCCTCCGATTCCGTTCCGAAGGAAGTCCAAATCTAAGGCCGAAGCAAACAGATTGGCCGAGGAAGAACATAAAAAGCAGCAGCAGAAGCTGCAGCAGGAGAAgaaagaacaacaacaaaaacaaaGCAAGGTGCAGAAAGACATGCAGGATTGCGATTCCGGAGAACCCTCCATTCTTCTCGCGTCTTCTTTAGGGCTTAATCAAATTCGCACTcgctcttcttcttcccctctcCGCCATTGCTCCTCCGTTGGCGCCTCTTCCTTTCTCACAAACGACGTCGTCTCAAACATTGACCACATTCCTACAACCAAACCTACTAAGGA TTTAGGGGAGAAAGTTCATTGGAGTCAATCCAAATCGTTGAAGGCTCATTCTCAGCTGCTTCCTGTTCTGGAG GGTAATCATGCAGCTTTTGCCAAAGAAATGAATTCCCCACGTTTTCAGGCAATCCTGCGTGCAACAAGTGGCCGCAGAAGGACACAACCTGATATCAAAAGCTTTTCCCATGAACTCAACTCCAAAGGTGTTCGACCTTTTCCAATTTGGAAACACCGTGCATTAGGCCATATGGAG GAAGTCATGGTGGCAATTAGAGTTAAGTTCGAAAAATTGAAGGAAGAAGTTGATTCGGACTTGGGTGCTTTTGCTGGAGATTTAGTGGGTATTCTTGAAAAAATTTCAGGGTCTCATCCTGAATGGGCAGAGAGCTTGGAGGATCTCTTGATTGTTGCTCGACAATGTTCAAAGATGTCAGCTACCGAATTTTGGGTCAAGTGTGAAACTATTGTTCAAAATTTAGATGACAAACGTCAAGATTTACCTGTGGGGATCCTCAAGCAAGCTCACACACGCCTACTTTTTATCCTCACTCGTTGCACCCGTCTTGTGCAATTCCACAAGGAAAGTGGCTATGAACAAGATCACATTCTGGGTCTTCACCAGCTCAGCGATCTTGGTGTATATCCAGAGGAGCTGTTGCAGGCTGCACAACAAAATGCTGATGCTCCAATTGGTGGACATGACATGGCTGACCTGCGGAAAAAGtcaaaaggaaaagagaaaaacaaattaaagactACGAAATCTCAAGCTAACGAACAAAGAGTTATGAGTGGCAATGCGGAGGAGGATAGTACAACAAAAAATAGTTCCACTCCAAATAGCTATAGGATGGCTTCTTGGAAAAGGTTTCCAGCAGCTATTGACAAAAAGCAAAAGGATGAAGATGATGGAGATTTCCCCTCAAAAGGTGATATGGATCATTCGCTGGTCAAAGAACAGAATTCTGAAAATTTGGATGCTATGTCATGTCAACCTGAACATTCTGTGTCATCATCAAGGACACGAAAGGGTTCTTGGGGATTCTGGGGAGATCAACAAAATCTAACATATGAAGATTCAATGATCTGCAGAATTTGTGAGGTTGAAATACCAATTGTACATGTGGAGGAGCATTCTCGAATATGCACAATTGTTGATAGATGTGATTTGAAAGGCTTAACTGTAAATGAACGGCTTGAAAGAGTTTCTGATACTATTGAAAAGATATTGGAATCCTGGACACCTAAAAGCACCCAAAGTACCGAAATTGCAGGAGACAGTTTTGAGGTGTCTAGAATGTCTACATCAAGTGTGCATGAAGAGTTCAGTGAGTTAACTCTAGAAAGAAATAACATCTCTTCTAGATGCTCTGAAGACATGCTTGACTCTACCAATGATACTGACAATACATTTGTTATGGATGATGTGCACCTCCCATCCGAAATATCGTGTGAACCGCATATCTACTTAAAATCTGATCATGGGACAAAAATATCTTCAACTGGAAGCTTGACACCAAGATCCCCTTTGATAACACCACGAACCAGTCAGATAGAAGTGTTATTAAGTGGAAGAATAGCAATATCTGAATATGAGAGTTACGACCAG ATTAATAAGCTAGTGGAAATAGCTCGTTCTGTTGCAAATGTGAATGCCTGTGACTACAGTTCTTTGGAGATTATGCTTGATCGCTTAGAAGACCTGAAATATGCAATTCAAGACAGAAAAGTGGATGGCCTCATTCTGGAGACTTTTGGACGACGTATAGAGAAACTTCTACA GGAGAAATATATATCTCTTTGTGGGCAGATAGAAGATGAAAAGGTAGACTCGTCAAATATCATGGCTGAAGAAGAGAGTGCAGTGGAAGATGATGTTGTACGTAGCCTTCGTGCTAGTCCAATTAATCCTTGTTCCAAGGACCGAACCTCTATAGAAGACTTTGAAATAATAAAGCCAATAAGTAGGGGTGCATTTGGACGAGTTTTTCTTGCCCGGAAAAGGGCAACTGGTGATTTATTTGCTATAAAG GTTTTGAAAAAGGCAGATATGATACGTAAAAATGCAGTTCAAAGTATTTTGGCTGAGCGAGACATCCTCATATCTGTTCGAAATCCTTTTGTG GTCCGATTTTTCTACTCTTTCACATGTAGAGAAAATCTCTATCTGGTTATGGAGTATTTGAATGGTGGAGATCTTTATTCTCTGTTAAGAAATTTAGGTTGCTTAGATGAAGATATGGCTCGTGTCTATATTGCAGAAGTT GTTCTTGCattggagtatttgcatacctTAAATGTGATTCACAGAGATTTGAAGCCAGATAACTTGTTGATTGGTCAAGATGGTCACATTAAG TTGACTGATTTTGGACTCTCTAAAGTTGGTCTTATCAACAGCACAGATGACTTATCAGCACAATCATTTTACAATAATGGTTTTCTAGGAGACGATGAACTAAAACCTCAACATTATTCTAAAAGGGAAGGACGTCGAAAGCATTCAATAGTTGGCACCCCAGATTATTTGGCACCAGAAATACTTCTTGGGATGGGACATG GTGCAACTGCAGATTGGTGGTCCGTGGGTGTGATTCTTTATGAGCTTATTGTGGGTATTCCACCATTCAATGCAGAACATCCCCAG CAAATTTTTGATAACATAATCAACAGAGATATACAATGGCCCAAGGTTCCTGAGGAGATCAGCTTTGAAGCATATGATTTGATTAACAA ATTATTGAATGAAAATCCAGTCCAAAGGTTAGGTGCAACAGGAGCTACAGAG gttaaacgccactcgTTCTTCAAGGATATTAATTGGGATACTTTAGCAAGGCAGAAG GCTATGTTCATACCATCAGCTGAAGCTCTTGATACAAGTTATTTTATGAGCCGGTACATTTGGAATCCAGAGGATGAACATTGTACTGGGGGTAGTGACTTTGATGACATTAGTGAAACAAGCAGCACCTCTGGCAGCGACTTATTAGATGAAGAT GGTGATCAATGTGGTAGTTTGGCAGATTTCAGTGCTCCACCTCTTGAGGTGCAATACTCCTTTAGCAATTTCTCATTTAAG AACTTGTCTCAGCTAGCATCTATCAATTATGATCTGGTGATTAAGAACTCCAAAGAATCGCCCGATAACTCCAATCCATCAGTTTCATGA